Part of the Mauremys reevesii isolate NIE-2019 linkage group 4, ASM1616193v1, whole genome shotgun sequence genome is shown below.
ttccctgctctgctgcccttctcccagcaggaggagaaagggagCCATGGTGGGTGAGATCTAGTCACCATTGGAAAGAGGGGAATTGGGAGCTGAAAGTGGGCCCTCTCCTAGCACTGAGGGGGGCGGTGTTGCAATGCCCCCGGCCCTGCGGCCCACCCTTGATACGAGGAGCTGGGCGGGACAGCAAAGCAGGGTGCTGCttgtcccactgcccccacccataATGAGGAGAAGGAATCTGGGGTGGGCATGATGCCTGCACGTTAGCCTGCTTCCCCTGGTGAGAGGAGAGGGAAAAGGGTGGTGGTGCCATTCCCCCATTGCCCATCAATGTGCTGGGAGATGGGGGTGGTGAACTGCCCTGTAGTATGCAAGACAGaggacagtaaaacagaagaggCCACAGTGACTGATAATACAGTTAATGCAGGTGCTGGTCTGAGTGACATCTGTCAGCATCATGGGCTGCTTGTGACCAGCCATTACAGACCTGTCATCTATCTACAGTGGCAGGGGGCAacccccactgcacctgcctgaCCTTGAATGGCTCGGTGATGTTGTTGAAACACTTGCTCAGTTGACTCTGCGCCCTCTGGATCTCCTTCAGCTCCATCCAGCCAACTGCAAACATGCTCTGCAGGAAAGAGAACCAAACAGGTGCCTCCTGGGTGCACTGCgagaagctgagccctgcagGAGGCTCACCCCTTTCACACTTGGCTTCCACTCTGCTTGGCCGCTTACCCAGGTCATGGCTGGCCCATCCAGCTCAGTGACAGGTTCATACATCTCCAGGTCATTCCTTCGGACTTCAGGGCTCATGGGATACATCATTGGGTATCCGAGCAAGACGACATCAGCTTGTTTCACCTTCTTACCTGGGAAAGGGACAGACAGAGGGGCAGGGCATATATGGGAACTAGGAATGACAGGTGATGGGCCCAACTTGAATCTCATATCCCAGAGGGCAGCGTGCAGGGCTGGCAGCTAGAAAGATCAATGTTTTACTAGTACATTAAGCTAATTGGATAGGGAGTCATTTAATGCAATACACTGAGAACCATGTGATGCCATTTGAACAGAGCAAAACTATAACTGAAGTACAAAGCAAGCCTAGAGAAGGTGGGTCATGGACACAGGAGATCAGCTGGGGATGGCTTAGGTCTGGCTGGCTGGAAGTTTGATCAAGACACAGTGATTTTCAGTTTGTTTAGAAAGTTTTTCATGACGTGGTTCTAGCAAGTACCTTCTCTGGAAGCTGGTGCAGGGCCAGGATATCACCCCAAACACCCAGTTTTAACATGGTGTTAACCAGAAGGCATCTTCTCAAAACAAGGCACAATGGAGTGACTCACAAATATGCAGGTGCACACACACAACCCCAGATTTATGACCAAGCAGGCACTCTTGTGGCAAAGCAGATTTTAACCGAGTTAATGTTTCAGTGTGCAATTATCTGTTTTGCATGCACAGAACCAGGGAGCTGCAGGCATTACTGTGGAGCTCAGCCTTACAAATGTAGCTTCAGTGTCTAAACAAACATCCAAACAGTAACCATGCCACTTGCAACCCGGGAAAGGGCAAATTCCCCAGGCGCTATGGACCTATCCCTTGCAAAGAAAATCTTGACATAGGCCAACTTCTTTAATAATAACTAGGTGCGGCAaaagttgatttttattttttatagtttTGATAGATTTATTGATCATTTTTAAACATGGTATTACATTTTTATTCAGATAAATGATCACTgatgtgggaaattatggggggagtcagacaattatttaatgacagtggaCGTTGAGATTCAAAGAGTTAAAGCATtataattattaaaacaaaaactgtcaacatcacatatcaaaatatacaaaggaaaTTGCCGTAAATCAAATTCTAAGACATTCCcaagaagcatttttcttattttaccAATTAGTAAAATTAATTatcactggaaatattttttcatcacttTGTGTATggacagtgaaattgacatttaccaataaaaatcgaatccttccaagcctaataaTAACCCAGAGATGACAGACATCCCACCCAGTGCAGAGAACAGTTCAGTAGCCACACCTTCTACAATAAGAACCTGGGTTAGGTGACCCACCAGCACGCACACTGCATCAGCATCGACCcttgatagactcatagactcatagactttaaggtcagaagggaccattatgatcatctagtctgacctcctgcacaatgcaggccacagaatctcacccacccactcctgtaacaaacccctaacctatgtctgagttattgaagtcctcaaatcgtggtttgaagacctcaagctgcagagaatcctccagcaagtgacccgtgccccatgctgcagaggaaggcgaaaaacctccagggcctctgccaatctgccctggaggaaaattccttcccgaccccaaatatggcgatcagttaaaccctgagcatgtgggcaagactcaccagccagcacccaggaaagaattctctgtagtaactcagatcacatcccatcacagaccactgggcatacttacctgctgataatcaaagatcagttgccaaattaattgccaaaattaggctatcccatcataacatcccctccataaacttatcaagcttagtcttaaagccagatatgtcttttgaccccactactccccttggaaggctgttcttcAATAGGCCAGCAACACAGCGCTTGCCCTAAGCCCTACATAGTCAGGATCCGAGGTTACTATTGTGCTGTAAAGTATCCTCAAAGGACAAATGGAGGCTGAGatgcagcccctccccttcctcttcctctgaCTCACCTGGGCTATACCCATCGTACTCTGGATGGTAGTTCCTGGCTCCATCAAATGGCACTTTGACTTTCTTGGCAACCTCCTGCCAttcctctgggacagggatcTGGAAATCACGGGCCACGTCGGCTGCAAAGTTCAAGctgtgggttgggggtgggggcggggtgaggagaGACTATTTATATGGTGTCTGCAATGCTTTAAAGAGCAAAATATAAGAAGATTGGAAGCAAAGGCGCTAACCCAGCCAGTCGCAAGGGAAATAGCAAGACTGAAAGACCATGTATGGCCCAAAGCATGAGCTTCGGAGTGTCGCTGCTGCctcctggagcctgggctttctTCTGAAACCCACCAGCTTGCTAAGCAGCAGGGAAGACTGATCAGAGTCTGGAAGAATGGTTCAGTGTTTCTAGAAATCATGCACGTTACCTCCTCTGGGCCACGGCATTGGTGTAAACAGAGTTATCGACACTGTAGTGATACTCATCTGGGGGCATGACACCtggaggaagagggagaagaCATCACACCAGGGCACTGCCtatctttcttttgttttaaacccctTGCTCCGGGGATTGGTGAGAGGCTATGGAACCTTTCACCTTGAGCTCGCTGGTTTGCATTGTAGCTAAGTGTTAGTGGGTGGCCTTTGGGAAGCAAGCAGGGATCTCACTGCAGCTCTGACTGGAGAAGTATACATCACTGGCATGCCATGTTGGCAGCCTTACTAGAGAGGTTACAGACTCTGGATTACCTTCTGAGCTGTAGTGGTGTTTCCGTAGCCTCAGGGCTGAGGCCCATTGGCAGGGTGATGTGGATGGAGCGGCATGCGAGGTACTTGTTCTATGAATTAATAGCTAGAGCTCCTAACTCCACAGCGGTTAATCAGGTACCTTCCCCTAGCACTGTGTTCAATCATTTCCTATATGGGAGTGGAGAAGATTATCCCTGGGGACAGAGAGGCATTAATTTCCCAGTAGAGGGGGGGGATCCCTTAGATTAACAATaaccttttctttaaaacacTGGTCACACTAAATGAGATCTCAGGAAGAAAGAGCCAGTTATAGGTAGTACAAGGATTTTCCAATATTCTGcaaccacagctctgctgatgcacaTCCATCCTGACGCACAACAGCCCCCCTTATTCCAGTCCCagaccccacacagctctgcccaggcaccccagtCCTGATCTGCCGCACCTCCTGCTTTCTTACTCTTCCTTCtcctcagagagacaaggtgcggGAGGGAATGTCTTATTGGGCCGTCCTCTGCTGAGGAGAGAAACAAGGTTTTGAGccacactgagctcttcttcgggtctttCTAATCCGGTGAGCCCAGACAAATGGCCCAACTCCCAGCACAGAGTGAAGGGGCAGCTGTGACGCACCTTTTCCCCTCTGGCCTGCTGTCCCTCACTCAGCAAGGGGAAAGGGGAAGCCATGGCAGGCGTAATATGCTTTGTCCATCTCATTGCCCCTGGAGCTGGCAGGAAAGGAGAAGGCTCCGTATCTCTTCTGGCTCCTAGGAAGAGGTGATGCTATGCTAGACTTCCACCTCCCCCAGGCATGCCAAAGTACGTGTTGGGTAGGTGATGCTGACTAATTCGCCTGTGGGCTGTAGGATGAGACAAAAACACCTTTTCACACGCAACTCACTGAGGTATTTGAACGCAGGTCTGCAGAGGCTAAAGGCCTGTGTGCTAGCCCACTGGACTGGGCCACCATCTTCTCCTTGCTCCTATTTCTACTCCAATGAGGACCACATTCTCCATTTCCCGCGAAACACAAGGCACATCCTTATCAGAACTGAAATGAGATCTGATTCTGATGCAGCGACAGTGGCAAATACGGGGAGCTCCACACCTTTGGCCATCCTGTCTGGAAGGGTGCAACACAGGGCCCAAGGGAGTGGGAGACTGGGTGAGCCTGGAAGGCGCAAGGGAGCTTCTCCAGCTACTCTCTGAGCACCAGTAAAGCTATGCTGGGTCTGAGTGGGAGGTGGGTGTTAAACTCATGGTAGGCTGCTCAGGAATGCAGGGGACCTGAGAGCCAGTGCATCCTATGCAGAGAACAGCTGTTACCATATGCCAGAGTGAGGCAGGCCAAGCTGGAGAAGCTGTGGGCTTTCACCTGCCAAGTCCTCTCCCAGAaaccagctcctaggcagaggaatTACCTTTGATATGGTAGCACTGCTCCTCCTGACTCCACACCACCCTGCTGCACCAGTACTGAGCCACCATACCGACCACGTCCCAGGCTCCTTCCTCCCTGAACAGCTTCTGGTCCTGGAGGGAGccaaacccagagagagagagatggggagccACGAGGAACAGAGACACTTGTACCCAAACCCAGAGGGAGCCACGAGGAAGAGAGACAGTGGTACCCAGACCCAGAGAGATGGGGAGATGGGAAGAAGATGGACATTGACCCAAGAGCCCATTGGCTGAAATCACAGCAGCTGCTTCCCTTGCCTTGCCTTTTTCCAGCATCAGCACAAGCACATTCCCTTTGTCCAATTCATCACATGACTGATACTGCACTGCTCTTTGGGGGTGCTATTCCCTTTGGAGTTTGTTTACAGGCTTGGATATCCCTGAAGTTTCAGCAGTAGAGTGCAATATACCCTCCACCCTAGACACTACCTCCACAGTAAAGAAATAAGGCCAAATTCAGCACTAGCATAAGTGGATGCAATTCCATGGATTTCAGCAGGAGTTGCAtcaggctgaatttggcccattgactcATTTGAAGTGTATGTAATCTCCTTAGTGAGGAAATCTCATACCACCCTCTCTAAGCAATTCCACACAATGGAAGGGAGCACCATCCTCTCCGTGTGCTTGATGGGTAGAGGAGACTTCCTCCTCTAGGAGAAAATGAACCTCTGTCCTGTTCTGCACACATTGTGTAACAGGCTTTTCCCAGAGGAACTGGGGGGAAATTCAGTTTCCTGAGCAGGCAAGCAAACAGCTCTGTGGACTGGACTTTGTACCTGCCAGTAATTTTCAGGCCTAAGAGTcattttgggtatgtctacactgcagtgtaaacccAGGGTTAGTGCAACTCaggttagcagaccctgggtttgttaacctaggggtttgagcatctacactcatttgtaacacCAGGGTAgaaattgttgaaccctgggtcccaacctggggctccagcgtCTACACTGCTTTATGTGGCCTCAAATCCAATCACCCATATGCCAAACATGCTAGTGTCCTCCCATAGTGTGGTTGCTCTAGCCCTTTATTTGTGGTGCCATTTGGGAAAACTTGACTGATTatccagaagaaaaaaaaagtcatcccATGGGATTGTGGTATACCTTTGGCAGTCTTGCAGAGAATAAGTCTAACAggtctgtgtctacactgcaaattaatagggcttgaaccctgggtcctagCTTGGTTCAGGCTTGGACCCTCCACACCAATGGGGTCCTGGGACACTGGGTCTGAGCCCTGGATTAGCacaatttgtgtgtagatggaagggttaggcttgagcctaaattctaaccctgggcttacaatGCGGTGTTGACATACCCTTAAAAGGCTTCATGTCAGCCCCACCCACTTTTGAGAAGACAGGTTTCTAACTGGATGACAGAGAAGACTGACAGCTGCAAAAATCAATGGGGGGTATTTAATGCTTCTCTTTAGTTGAGGTTCTTTAGCTCCTACTCAGAGAGCGTTTAGACTCAGAGCAAGGGAGACATGAGAAAGATAAATGTAATACTCAGGGCACGAGGAGAGCAGCAGGGCTGTTAGGGGATCCAGGAGACTCTGGTGACTGGTTGTACCAGCAGTAGTTAGGGGAAGGGGTAAAGAGAGACTAGTCCAGGGTTGAAAAGCAAGATGCTGAAGAGTGAAATAAGGAACAATCCCTGAGAAGCAGGCGTTGAAGAAGGGCCACTGTAGATTGTGGAGAGCCTAGTCAGGGAGCGTTACTGGCTGCTGTGAATGGGAGAAAGGACAGCAGAGAAaatctgctctgggaggggaggagcaaaGTGACCAAGGACTCCATCCAAGGAATTGCCCAGTAGACTGGTAGATTTGGCCACTGGGCCTGCCCTGTTTCTGGCACCATCCTCATACCTGCACCACACCGCGCATGTCTTGGTTACCTGTGTGGCATGATAATACTGCTCAAATGCCAGCAAAACATCCCCATTGATGTGAACTTCTTGAGTTCCATAAATCTCTTCAGGGCAGACTTCCTGGCCCGTGGCTGCGCTCTCCCAAGGGAACTTAGCACCCTGCCGGAAAAAATATCCCCCGGAGAGGCTGAGCATGACCCTCTGACCGGAACAGATCAGGGCAAGCTAAATATCAAGAGGTTTATTTCCTTTGGTGGCTGTCGTCTCTGTTCGTTTTCTGACAAGTCTGTTCCTACCTTGTATCCCTGCTCCTGGGCGTTCTTCAGGGCTCCGCCTAGTGCTCGAATACGGTACTTCAGGATGGCTCGGGCTGCTTCAGGGTAAAATAACAGGATGTTTGGGTATACCCACGTGTCCTGGAAACAGAAAATGAGTCTGTATAAGGTCAGACACTTAGTGAAACTAGGGGAGGTTAGGACAATGAGTATGCCAGGACCCAGAGAGAACACCAGGCCCAGGGCTTGCCCCCCTAGCCTCTGAATATTGTGGGATCTGTACTCCTGGAGCCGCTGAGGCCCTGCCAACACAACCACTGTTAACTGTGCATGTAAAACTGGCTAGTTACACTGTCATCTTAGCTCATTAAAAGTAACATGGTTGAGTTGTATCCACACAGGAGCATTTCTGCCCTCACGTCCATGCTGGTGTCACCATACCTGCGATGCTCCCAAGCCCTGTTTGTATCAGAGTATTCTGGGGGAATCCAAGCAGTTCTCCCATAGTGCCCTAGTGTGGGGCAGAGAGCCTGGAGGATGTTcccatgcagcagcagcatgtgggGTTGTTCCACCCCACAGATTGCTAGGAAGAAGGGCCATCCAAACCAGTTCCAGAGACCTGGTGTAACTGCTGCCCACACTACAAAATAGTCCGTGCAGTGAGCCAGTTATAGGAAGAAAACCGTGTACTGATCTAAGCCtccggcggggggtgggggggggggaaacactcTGAGCTGGCCATGGTCACCACACTAAACATACTTAGAGGCAACCCTGCCAAGAATGGGTTATGAATCTGGCTATAGGGACAGGGTATGGGTTCAGCAGGTTCTACATCCCACCATACTCCTGCCATTAGTTGTCTTCCCAGCCTCCGAGTGCTGTAGGATACACACCCCAGAGCACAGTGACCAAGATTTGCCCTATCAGCCTCCCAAGATGTAGACTGTCGCCACGCCTCCCATCCAGTGCCGTGTTTCCCACTCCCAGGCTGGAGTGCTGTAGCATGTCTGATCCCCAGAATGGAATTATGGGCTGCAAGCCTCTGTAGCCCACCTGGTCCCAGAAGACGTGCCCCCAATAGTCTTCTCCCTGCGTGCCATTGGATAACCCGCCAGGGCTGATTCCATGGAACAGGAAGTCAGGAGAATCCAGGGGAGGAATTGCACTCAGCAGGTAATAGAGACAACCATACAGGGCCTGCCTCAAAGGGAGAGGTCCATCTATATCGACCCGGCATCCTTTCCAGAGTGCTGCCCAGGCCTGGGTGTGAGAGGAGTATAAGGAGCCAGCAGCAATCAGGGACGTTCCTTCGCTAAAGCACCTCTTCACTTCCTCTTCACTCTCTGCCACGGAGGCCAGGAACTCCCAGGttctctcctgctcctcctctggcAGGGTCACAGCCTGCGGCACTGGAGTCCAAATCATGTGCACCgtgggctggggagccccctcCACCTCGGGGATCAAAGTTTTCCCATAGATATATCTGCAAGGTACAGCAAATAGCATGGGAAATTGCAGCTTCACCTCAGCAGCCAGAGAGGGGTCACAAAGTGAATGTCtcaaggggccagatcctccgctggtataaatcagtgtagttccgTTTACTCCAAAATAGTTACGTCAATTCATAGTAGCTGAAGATCAGGCCCATACTGTTGTGTGGAATGggccttccttcctcccccagcccatttAGCTAAGAGGGATTCTCACCACCAGAGAGAGCTTCCGAGTCTGAAATGTACCAGGACTCTCATTCCACTGTTATTAGCAAGAGCTGTGGAGCACAGTGTAGGGGTGGTGAGACGAGAGACCAGTAGACATGGAGGGGAAATAGACAGATGACCCAGAGTAGGGGAGAGTCCAGGGTTCCCATTTACACCCCCTCTTTCCTCCCCTGGATTGTCTCGTTGGCCCAGATCCTTTAAGGTATTTAGGCTTCCAACTTTCATTCATTTCAAGCCTAAATACCTTGTGCTCTCTTCCCCCTTCAGATTGTCTTTCTCTCCACACCCCTGGTGGGAAAATATAGCAAAATGCCCATGGCAAGAtgccccacctctgggcggcACCTGCCTGCAATGGGACACTGAACAGCTTGAAGTTTACCTCCTGGCTGGCACCAcctgatggggtgggggtggggctgtctcCGTCAATTAAATTAACACCCTCCTGCTCCCGAACATTGAGTAAACATCAAACAGGAAATTGAAGAAATCCTGACTTAGGTTGAGCTGGACTCTAGAACGCTCAGCTTTCCAgactctcccttctccctccattCTAGTCAGTGGCTGTTGTGGCTGATACGTCTGTAGCTGTGACACGTGGCATCTGTTGCCGTGGCACCACTAAAAGTACCAAGGGCCTGAGGCAGCTCCCAGGAGCCTGACTCTCAGGctcaggcccagcccctctgGAGCATGGATAAAGTTGCTCAGAGTCATTCTGGCCTCTCAGAACCCCAGCCATTGTCTTAGCTCTGTTTTTATCACCCATTTGAAAGTTGGAAAGAGGGCGAGTCCTTTTGTTCCTCAGGCCACATCCCTGCTGGGTACCACCCTACCATGACCACACTCACTGAGCTCCCTGGAAGTCCTGCCCCTTGTGCAAGTCCAGGTCTCGGCTCTGTGGTGTGAACTGCATCTGGAGCTGCACGGTCACTGGTGGGCCTTTGGTAGTCGATCGCTTGATGGTGATGCTGAAGGCCAGCAGGTGTACGAGGGAGTGGTGGGCATAGATCCTGTGGGTAGCGGTGTAACCTGGCAACTGAAGCAAGTGACTGAAAGTTCCTGCAGACACAAACAGAGTTATCATTTGGAGCTTCCGCTCTCAGATATTCCTGCCTATTCTCTaaatctagggcctgatcctgctatcGGATCTGGTTGGGTGCAGATCTGTGCCTGTATGGAGCCCTGTTTGGAGCAGGGAGAAAGGACAGTCGGAGGTACCATTGTAACAGGTACATAAAGTGCACATGGGCCCAgagtctcaaaggtatttaggcacctaacgtctattgatttcaatgggagttagacagcTAAATACCATTGAGAATCTAGGCCATAGAACCTACAGGAAATATGATCCTCCCCAGTTAGTTTAAACCCAGCAGTGATTTATTATCAAAGCAAGAAATGAGCCAGGACTAACCCTCAAAACTGAACTCTGGATCCAAATCTCAcaagcctgattctccacttgcTCCTACCAGCTTTAtgttgtaactgagagcagaatcagccCAGTGTCTCCAAAACAGAGCTACCTAAGTACTCAAAACGCTGGATCTTAACTCTCCCAAACTTCGGATTTCAAGATCTGGACCAAATTCAAAAACTTTTTCAAGTGCCAGTTTTTTAGAGTGTGATAGAGTAAGCGAGGTTAGATCCAAACTGCGAAGAGGGAGCCTAAACTGGATCAATTTCTGATGTTGTGATCCGGAATCTTTTTTCTGTCCGCTCCATTGTCTCTGCTAGTACTGGAACCATTTTatccaaaaatgtttaaacaTGGTAATATAGTTTACCAGGACAGAGCAGCCATGGAAGGAATTATGTTATAAATTGGCTtgtcagaattcaattttttttagaaataattTCAACTagtaatatcaatgtttatttttaagcactttTAAAAGCTATTTAAATGGAAGGGTtagataattatttaatgacaggagacattgagattcaaaaagctaAAGTGTTAtagcatcacatgtcaaaatatacaaagtaaatagccttaacTCAAACTCATACATTCTCAAGAAGCATTTTTCCTACATTTCCTATCTATAAATTTCaatgattatcaatggaaatattttttcatcagtttgtctgtgaaatcaacatttattaataaaaattgaatccttccaagcccaGTTATAAACTGTTTTACCGAACGTCATGGTTAAACATCATTTGCTAGCATGTTTCCAGCAGGTGCATAGACATGGCATAAACACTAGTGTCTTATTCTCAGCTAAAGGGAAATTGACCAACCTTAAAAGTGTAATGCGAAGGTGGAAAAAGTCAGCGTCCAGTATAATCAAGCCTTACAGCTTTCTAtgtatgtgtttatttttaaagacatttagCCACTATTCTGTGAAATTTGCCCCTAAAATGTACATGTGAGTGCTCCTTGCTGGCTCTGCAGAAGCCATTCACTGTTCCCAGACTGTGGGGTACTGAAAACTGTGTTTAAAGTGtaagctatcactttaaatttctgaggggtttcctggtcctgcttgcaggctagtgGGCTCTGTAGGGAAACATGCCATCATCAGACTCAGTTCTGCAGACAGACAGCCTAGAGTAAGGTGggatgagttgtgcctctcttttttagggagcagcctgctttgtctctctctgttttgggttttttgcatatgattgttttgaattctaagaaataaagtagttaCATTGCAACCCTTCCAACAAGAGTATTTTATCCTTTTTATCTGTCTTCACTGTGTATATGCCATGAACATAGCACAGACTTATGCATGCTTTTGACCAATCACTGTCCATGATGCCATGCACACAGCAAGAAAGAAACACAAAACCCTTCTCCTTTATGGCACTGTTAGAAACATGGGGCCAAGAATGGAGGAGAGAGAATGTGTTGATCCGATCACATAGAAAATGAAAACATTGGTAGGGGGATTTAGAGATTTAGCTTCTAAGAGGGAGTCACTGACaatgaggaaaaaagaaaatcaggcaAACAAAACATTAAAGCACAAGAACGTAGTTGCTACTTGGGAGCTGAGGCTCTGCCTGTTTACCTGTCCTGGTGTTCAAGGTGAAGGTCTCTGTCAGTCCATTCTCACCAAGCACATTGATTCTGACGTTGACAGGGCTGGGGACATCGGCACGGTGAGTGTCGCCCACTGCCCCATTATACACCCCGTTTACATGGAAGATGTCCCTATAAACTCGGGTGCCCAGGtaggcattggtcactgtcgcaAGGAGGCGGGGATCTGAGGGCAGAGTGCTGGAGGTGAACACAGCAGGATCTGTCCCACCATCTGCCATTGCTACTTCCTGTAAACAGGGAACAAACAGAATCAGAGATGAGGATTAAATAAAACAACACCATACAGTGAATTTTTCTCAAAGacaaccctgc
Proteins encoded:
- the PGGHG gene encoding protein-glucosylgalactosylhydroxylysine glucosidase isoform X1, producing MADGGTDPAVFTSSTLPSDPRLLATVTNAYLGTRVYRDIFHVNGVYNGAVGDTHRADVPSPVNVRINVLGENGLTETFTLNTRTGTFSHLLQLPGYTATHRIYAHHSLVHLLAFSITIKRSTTKGPPVTVQLQMQFTPQSRDLDLHKGQDFQGAQYIYGKTLIPEVEGAPQPTVHMIWTPVPQAVTLPEEEQERTWEFLASVAESEEEVKRCFSEGTSLIAAGSLYSSHTQAWAALWKGCRVDIDGPLPLRQALYGCLYYLLSAIPPLDSPDFLFHGISPGGLSNGTQGEDYWGHVFWDQDTWVYPNILLFYPEAARAILKYRIRALGGALKNAQEQGYKGAKFPWESAATGQEVCPEEIYGTQEVHINGDVLLAFEQYYHATQDQKLFREEGAWDVVGMVAQYWCSRVVWSQEEQCYHIKGVMPPDEYHYSVDNSVYTNAVAQRSLNFAADVARDFQIPVPEEWQEVAKKVKVPFDGARNYHPEYDGYSPGKKVKQADVVLLGYPMMYPMSPEVRRNDLEMYEPVTELDGPAMTWSMFAVGWMELKEIQRAQSQLSKCFNNITEPFKIWVENSDGSGAVNFLTGMGGFLQAILFGYTGFRITKSSLNFDPICPDNISKLKVTGVSYLGSKLNFTLTKENVRIKVTKSSRDPQLSPLEAVLVASGQRIPLPEGQSVSFATAAGWIQRASEEPF
- the PGGHG gene encoding protein-glucosylgalactosylhydroxylysine glucosidase isoform X2 — translated: MADGGTDPAVFTSSTLPSDPRLLATVTNAYLGTRVYRDIFHVNGVYNGAVGDTHRADVPSPVNVRINVLGENGLTETFTLNTRTGTFSHLLQLPGYTATHRIYAHHSLVHLLAFSITIKRSTTKGPPVTVQLQMQFTPQSRDLDLHKGQDFQGAQYIYGKTLIPEVEGAPQPTVHMIWTPVPQAVTLPEEEQERTWEFLASVAESEEEVKRCFSEGTSLIAAGSLYSSHTQAWAALWKGCRVDIDGPLPLRQALYGCLYYLLSAIPPLDSPDFLFHGISPGGLSNGTQGEDYWGHVFWDQDTWVYPNILLFYPEAARAILKYRIRALGGALKNAQEQGYKGAKFPWESAATGQEVCPEEIYGTQEVHINGDVLLAFEQYYHATQDQKLFREEGAWDVVGMVAQYWCSRVVWSQEEQCYHIKGKKVKQADVVLLGYPMMYPMSPEVRRNDLEMYEPVTELDGPAMTWSMFAVGWMELKEIQRAQSQLSKCFNNITEPFKIWVENSDGSGAVNFLTGMGGFLQAILFGYTGFRITKSSLNFDPICPDNISKLKVTGVSYLGSKLNFTLTKENVRIKVTKSSRDPQLSPLEAVLVASGQRIPLPEGQSVSFATAAGWIQRASEEPF